A part of Pantoea vagans genomic DNA contains:
- a CDS encoding ABC transporter substrate-binding protein produces the protein MKTIIPSLLALTLAAVFTAQAATPKDTLVIAQSTDDADSFDPAKGFELTSVQAFTNIYQRLVQSDPQNPVDLKPTLATSWQPGSDNRSLTFELRKDAKFSTGNPLRPEDVIFSLGRVVKLNLDPSFILTQLGWTKDNVDGFLKKVDDNHVQISWTANVSPTYVLSLLSAPVSSIVDEKTAMANAKNGDFGNAWLATHSAGSGPYQIRKVVMHQVVLLSANPTSPAGAPKMKNILIKNVPEPAARRLLLEQGDADIARNLGADQIAALNGKPGVKTEAIPMASLYYIQFNIGANETMKNPAFWEAARYLWDYKGIANELLKGQFDVHQSFLPKGFLGAINDTPYSYDPEKAKAILKKAGLNNVTFKLSTSNQPPYLDIAQALQGSFAKAGVKVEVVPGLSSEVSTNVKAHKYEATLNAWGSDYFDPNTNAASFAYNPEDGSKTIAFRSDWHIPELNKQVIAATAESDPKKRIALYEAMQREVMKNSPYVIGMQAKNLIALRDNLKGYVQGINPDMVYYSQVTK, from the coding sequence ATGAAAACTATAATTCCATCACTGCTGGCGCTGACGCTGGCTGCCGTCTTCACAGCACAGGCCGCAACACCAAAAGATACGCTGGTGATTGCCCAATCTACCGACGACGCCGACAGCTTCGACCCGGCCAAAGGGTTTGAACTGACCAGCGTCCAGGCTTTTACGAATATCTATCAGCGTCTGGTTCAGTCTGATCCGCAGAATCCGGTGGACCTGAAGCCCACACTGGCGACCTCATGGCAGCCCGGCAGCGACAACCGCAGCCTGACCTTTGAACTGCGCAAAGATGCGAAATTCTCCACCGGCAATCCGCTGCGTCCGGAAGATGTGATCTTCTCGCTGGGCCGCGTGGTGAAACTGAACCTCGATCCCTCTTTCATCCTGACGCAGCTCGGCTGGACCAAAGATAACGTCGATGGCTTCCTGAAAAAAGTCGACGACAATCATGTGCAGATCAGCTGGACCGCCAACGTCAGCCCGACCTACGTGCTGAGCCTGCTCTCTGCGCCGGTCTCGTCCATTGTCGATGAAAAAACGGCGATGGCGAACGCGAAGAACGGCGACTTCGGTAACGCCTGGCTGGCAACCCACTCCGCGGGCAGCGGTCCGTATCAGATTCGCAAAGTGGTGATGCATCAGGTGGTACTGCTCAGCGCCAACCCGACTTCACCGGCGGGTGCGCCAAAAATGAAGAACATCCTGATCAAAAACGTACCGGAACCGGCTGCGCGTCGTCTGCTGCTGGAACAGGGTGATGCCGATATCGCCCGTAACCTGGGTGCCGATCAGATTGCTGCCCTGAACGGCAAACCTGGCGTGAAGACAGAAGCGATTCCGATGGCGTCGCTCTACTACATCCAGTTCAACATCGGCGCGAATGAGACGATGAAGAACCCGGCCTTCTGGGAAGCGGCACGCTACCTGTGGGACTACAAAGGCATTGCTAATGAGCTGCTGAAAGGTCAGTTCGACGTGCATCAGAGCTTCCTGCCTAAAGGCTTCCTGGGCGCGATCAACGACACGCCATACAGCTACGATCCGGAAAAAGCCAAAGCGATTCTGAAGAAAGCGGGCCTGAACAACGTCACCTTCAAGCTTTCCACCAGCAACCAGCCGCCTTATCTGGATATTGCTCAGGCGCTGCAGGGCAGCTTCGCCAAAGCGGGCGTGAAAGTGGAAGTGGTACCGGGCCTGAGCTCCGAAGTCTCAACCAACGTGAAAGCGCATAAATATGAAGCGACGCTGAACGCCTGGGGCTCCGACTATTTCGATCCGAACACCAACGCCGCCTCGTTTGCTTACAACCCGGAAGATGGCAGCAAAACCATCGCCTTCCGTTCAGACTGGCACATTCCTGAGCTGAACAAGCAGGTGATTGCGGCAACGGCGGAAAGCGATCCGAAGAAGCGCATCGCGCTGTATGAAGCGATGCAGCGTGAAGTGATGAAGAACTCCCCTTACGTAATTGGCATGCAGGCGAAGAACCTGATCGCCCTGCGCGACAACCTGAAAGGCTATGTGCAGGGCATTAACCCTGACATGGTGTATTACTCGCAGGTCACTAAGTAA